One window of Strigops habroptila isolate Jane chromosome Z, bStrHab1.2.pri, whole genome shotgun sequence genomic DNA carries:
- the LOC115600886 gene encoding calpain small subunit 1-like translates to MFLAKALLSGGSGSGHGGSLARGLGGLLTGGGRGGNLGGLVGGLVNLISEAAAQYNPEPPPPPHNRFTNVEAYESEEIRQFRRLFVQLAGDDMEVCATELRDILNKVVSRHQDLKTDGFSLDTCRSMVAVMDNDTNGKLGFEEFKYLWNNIKKWQCVYKQYDTDQSGTVGRAQLPGALKAAGFHLNEQLCQVIMRRYADEHGSMDFNNFISCLVRLDSMFRTFKSLDQDGEGRIKVTIEDWLELTMYS, encoded by the coding sequence ATGTTTCTTGCTAAAGCTTTGCTGAGCGGAGGAAGTGGTAGTGGTCATGGAGGGAGCCTTGCACGTGGCCTTGGAGGTCTCCTAACAGGAGGTGGACGTGGAGGGAATCTTGGAGGACTTGTTGGAGGTCTTGTCAATCTTATAAGCGAAGCAGCAGCTCAGTATAATCCGGAGCCACCTCCACCTCCTCACAATCGTTTTACAAATGTGGAAGCTTATGAGAGTGAGGAGATCAGACAGTTTCGTCGCCTTTTTGTCCAACTGGCTGGAGATGATATGGAAGTGTGTGCCACAGAGCTAAGGGACATCCTGAACAAAGTCGTTTCCAGACATCAAGACTTGAAGACAGATGGCTTCAGCTTAGACACATGCCGTAGCATGGTAGCTGTCATGGACAATGATACAAATGGCAAACTGGGCTTTGAAGAGTTTAAGTATCTGTGGAACAACATCAAGAAATGGCAGTGTGTTTACAAGCAGTATGATACTGATCAGTCAGGCACTGTTGGCAGAGCTCAGCTGCCAGGTGCCTTGAAGGCTGCAGGGTTCCACCTGAACGAGCAGCTTTGCCAGGTTATCATGCGCAGGTATGCTGACGAGCACGGCAGCATGGATTTCAACAACTTCATTAGCTGCTTGGTACGACTGGACAGCATGTTCCGGACCTTCAAGTCCCTGGACCAAGATGGAGAAGGACGGATCAAAGTGACCATTGAAGACTGGCTAGAGCTGACCATGTATTCATGA